The sequence ACGCACATCCAGGAGGCGAAGGCCCTGTCGGTCGACGTCCGCCCAGGCCGGCGCCCGCGCGGCCCGGCCGCCGCAGCGATGGTCCGCGAGTACCGGCAGCGCGCCGGGGTGACCGACCGGACCGGCACCGAGATCTAGCGGACGACGATCGGGTGCACGCCCGCGGGGATCAGTTCGCCGATGACGGGGGCGCCGGGGATCTCGCCTGCGAGCAGGAGGCCGCCGGAGGTCTGGGCGTCGGCGAGCAGGAGCCGCTCGTCCTCGCCGGCGGCGCCGAAGTCGGTGTGCGGGGCCACCCAGTCGAGGTTGCGGCGGGTGCCGCCGCTGACGTACCCGTCCCGCAGGGACGCGCGGGCGCCGTCGAGGTAGGGGACGGCGGCGGCGTCGACCACGGCGGTCACGCCGGACGCGCGGGCCATCTTGTAGAGGTGGCCGAGCAGCCCGAAGCCGGTCACGTCGGTGGCGCAGGCGATCCCGGCGTCCAGGGCGGCGGCGGACGCGTCGCGGTTCAGCGCGGCCATGGTCGCGACGGCGTGCGCGAAGACCTCGCCCGTCGCCTTGTGCCGGTTGTTCAGGACGCCGAGACCGAGAGGCTTGGTGAGGCTGAGCGGCGTACCCGGCTTGCCGGCGTCGTTGCGCAGGAGGCGGGCGGGGTCGGCGACCCCGGTGACGGCCATGCCGTACTTGGGCTCGGGGTCGTCGACGCTGTGGCCGCCGCCGACGTGGCAGCCCGCCTCGGCGGCGACGTCGAGGCCGCCGCGCAGGACCTCCCGCGCCAGGTCGAACGGCAGGACGCCGCGGGGCCAGGCGAGCAGGTTCACCGCCACGAGGGGACGGCCGCCGATCGCGTAGACGTCGGACAGTGCGTTGGCGGCGGCGATGCGTCCCCAGTCGTAGGGATCGTCGACGACGGGTGTGAAGAAGTCGGCGGTGGCGACGGCGGCGAGGCCGTCCTGGAGCCTGACCACGGCCGCGTCGTCGCCGGTGTCCAGGCCGACGATCAGGTCGGCGTTGGGCGAGGCGGGTGCGGCGCCGAGGCCGGCGACGACCTCCTCGAGCTCGCCGGGCGGGATCTTGCAGGCGCAGCCGCCGCCGTGCGCGTACTGGGTCAGCCGTTTCGTGGGCGGTCCGGTCATGCCTGCCTTCCGGTGCAGCGGCGGCGGAGGTCGTCGACCCGGACCGTGTAGCCCCGGTCGTCCAGGTACTCCAGGAGCGGGACGGCGACGCGGCGGGAGGTGCCGAGCGCGCGGCGCGCCTCACTCAGCGTGAAGGGGCCGCCGAGCCGGGCGAGCAGCTCGGCGGCGCGGGCGTCGTCGCCGGGCAGCAGGACGACGCCGTCGGCCACCCTGAGGAGCGCGCCGGTCGCGGCGGCGACCGCGAGCATCTTCGGTGTGAGGCCGAGTTCGGCGAGCCGGTTCGCGTCCGGCGCCTGGAACGGCGCCGCGGCCAGGTCGCGGCGGACGGCCTCGACGGCCTCGCGCACGGGCGGCGGCAGCTCGGGGGAGGTCGTCCGGCCGTAGATCCTGCCCTCGCGCCGCCGGAGGCCCCCGGCGAGGGCGTCGACGAGGACGCGGTCGGGGAGGCCGAGGGCACGGCGCGCGGCGTCGGCCGGGAGCCCGGGGTCGGCGGGGTTCGCCGCGGCGTGCTCCTCGACGGCCGCCGCCAGGCGCTCGCGCAGGTCCTTCCAGTGGGCGGGGTCGGCGAGCCACTCCCCCGCCACCGGCTCGAAGGGGACGGGGACTCCCATCGCCACCAGGTCCGACCGGCTGATCAGGCCCCGGCGGCGGAGCTCCTCGGCGCCGTCCGGGCGCCCGCTCATGGCGGCGAGCACACGGGCCCGCGCCGCCGCCGCGCCGCGCCGCGCGAACGGCTCGGGACGGACGTCCAGGACGGTCGCCCCCGCCGGGACGCGATGCCGTCCGGGGTCGCGCAGCAGCGCGACGTCCCCGACGCGCAGCGGCAGCGGGCGGCGCAGCGACAGCCGCGCCGTGTCCTCCCCCAGCGGGCGGACGTGGACAGGCACGGCCGCCGACCCCGCGTGCAGCGTCAGCTCGCGCGGCAGGTCGGGCGCGGCGTCGCCGCGCAGCCGGACGTCGACGACGTCGGCGGTGAGCCAGCGCCCGGGGGCGAGCAGGGCGTCGCCCCGGCCGATCTCCCCCGCGTCCCCGTGCAGGTTGACGGCGACGCGGGCGACGGCGCCGACCTCCCGGTGGTCCTCCTTGAGGCTCTGCAGCCCCCGCACGCGCAGGAGGGCGTCGCCGGCGGCGAGGCGGTCGCCGACGCTGATCGTCCCCGCGCCGAGCGTGCCGGTCACGACCGTGCCCCGGCCACGGACGGTGAAGACCCGGTCGATCCAGAGGCGGACGTCGGCGTCCCGGTCGGGTTCCGGCAGGGAGCCGGTGAGCCGTTCCAGGGCCGCGCGAAGCCCGTCGAGGCCTTCGCCCGTGGCGCCGCTGACCACGACCGATTCGACGCGGCCGAGCGAGGTGGCCGCGAGGCGGGCGAGCGCCTCCTCGCGGACCCGGTCCGCCGCCGCCGCGTCGGCGAGGTCGCACCGCGTCACGACGAGGAGGCCGTGCCGGACGCCCAGCGCGTCCAGGACCGCCAGGTGCTCCGCGGACTGGCGCTGCCAGCCCTGGTCGGCGGCCACCACGAACATGACGGCCGGGACGGGCCCGACCCCGGCGAGCATCGTGGTGACGAGCCGCTCGTGACCGGGGACGTCCACGAACGCGATCCGTTCGCCGTCCGGCAGGGTCGTCCAGGCGAAGCCCAGCTCGATGGTGAGGCCGCGCCGGCGCTCCTCCTCCAGCCGGTCGGGCTCCATCCCGGTGAGGGCGCGGACGAGCGTGGACTTGCCGTGGTCGACGTGGCCGGCGGTCGCGACGACGTGCGTCATCGCGCCTCCGCCCGGATGGTCTGCGCGCGGACCGCCTCGGCGAGGACGCCGTCCTGGTCCGGTGGCACGGACCGCAGGTCGAGCAGGCACCGGCCGTCCTCGACCCGCCCCATGACGGCGGGCGTCCCCCGCCGCAGGCGCGCCGCGTACGGCTCGGGCACCGAGACCGCCGCGCTCGGCAGGACGACGCCCGGCGCCCCGCCGCCGCCGACCGCCGCCTCGCTCCCGACGGCCACCGCGTCCACTCCCGCGTCCCGCAGCCGGGCGGCCAGACGCTCGGCCCGTTCCCGCACGGCCGCCGCGTCGGCGCGCAGCCCCTCGCCGGTCGGGGTGAGCGGCCCGCGGAGGGTGGCCTCCAGGGCGGCGAGCGTCAGCTTGTCGACCCGCAGGGCCCGCGCGAGCGGATGGCGGGCGAGGCGCCGCACCAGCTCGTCCTTCCCGAGCAGGAGCCCGCACTGCGGCCCGCCGAGCAGCTTGTCGCCGCTGGCGGTGACCAGGTCCGCGCCCGCCTTGAGCATGGACGCGGCGTCGGGCTCGTCGGGCAGGAGCGGCTCGGGGACGAGCAGGCCGGAGCCGATGTCGGCCACGACCGGCACTCCGAGCCCGGTCAGCTCCGCGACGCCGGCGCCCCGCGTGAAGCCCGTCACGCGGAAGTTGGAGGGGTGCACCTTGAGGATGAACCCGGTCGCCTCGCCGACGGCCGCCGCGTAGTCGTCCGGCGCGGTCCGGTTCGTCGTGCCCACCTCGCGCAGCCGGGCGCCGGTGGCGGCGAGCAGTTCGGGGATCCGGAACCCGTCACCGATCTCCACCATCTCGCCGCGGCTGATGACGATCTCCCGGCCGGGCGCGAGCACGGCGGCGGCCAGCACCAGCGCCGCCGCACCGTTGTTGACCAGGTGCGCGGCCTCCGCCTGGGGCACCCGCTCCCGCAGCGCCGCGAGGGCCGACCGCCCGCGCTCGGCGCGCCGGCCGGTCTCCAGGTCGAGCTCGACGTCGGTGGCGCCGGAGGCCACGGCCACAGCCTCGCGGGCCGCCGCCGACAGCGGCGCGCGCCCGAGGTTGGTGTGCAGGAGGACGCCGGTCGCGTTGATCACCGGGTGGAGCCCGGAGGCGCTCGGCGGCAGCGACGCGACGGCGGCGTCGGCCACCGCCTCCGGTGCGATCTCCCCGGCGCGGGCCCGGCGCTGGGCCGCGGCGATCGCCGCCTTCACGACGCCGCGCCCGAGCCGTCCCGCCGCACCCGCGAGGCGGGGTTCGGCGAGCAGCACGTCCGTGCGGGTGATCCGCCGCCGCTCGTCCTCCCCCGCGGCGGGCCCGGCTCCGCGATCCATCAGGCGACCTCCGACATGCAGCGCTACCCCGCCAGCATGGCACGCAAACAGCGCCGCCCCCGGCAGGGGCGCGACCGTCCCTGCTAACATGCATGACTCATGCATGACAGAGTGGCGAACCTGCTGGGCGCCGCCTCGCTGGCGGTGACCGACCTCGTGCTGGCCGGGGCCACGGACGCGGGACGGGTGGGCGCGAGCGGCGCGGCGGCGCTGGTCGTCCTGTCCCACGCGCCCGGCCTCGGCGTCACCGAACTCGGACGCCGCGTCGGGCTGACCCAGTCCGCCGCCGCGCGCATGGTGGACGGGCTCCAGGCCGCCGGCCAGGTCCGGCGCCGCCCCGGCGGAGGGCGCGCCGTCCAGGTCCTGCTGACGCCGGAAGGCGAGGAGTCGGTGCGCGCGATGCTGGCCGCGCGGGGCGCGCCGCTGGCCGGTGTGCTGGCCGTCCTGGACGACGCCGAGCGCGAGGTGCTCACCGGGCTGCTGGCCAAGCTCCTGGCCCGCCTCTACGAGGAGATCGGCGACTCCGAGGTCATCTGCCGCCTCTGCGACCGGGGGTGCTGCACGAGCGGTGGCGTCTGCCCGGTCGGCCAGGCCGAACGCGACGCGGGACGCGCATGACGGGCGTTCTCCTGGCCCTCGCCTCGGCCCTGCTCTACGGCGTCGCCGACGTCTGGGGCGGGCTGCTGTCGCGGCGCGCCGACTTCGCCGCCGTCGCGCTGCTCGGCCAGATCGGCGGGCTCGCGTGCGCGGTCGCGGCCGCGCTCGCCGTGCCCGCCCGCGCCGTGTCCGCGGGGGATCTGGCGTGGGGCGCGCTCTCGGGCGCCGGGACGGGCCTCGCGATGGTCTTCCTGTACCGGGGGATCAGCAAGGGGAACCTGAGCATCGTCGTCCCGGTGAGCGCGGTCGGCGGGGTGGCCCTGCCGGTGGTCGTCGGCGTCGCGTTCCTCGGCGACCGCCCCACGGCGGCGGCCTGGCTCGGGATCGCCATCGTGGTGCCCGCGCTGTGGCTGGTGTCCCGGTCCCGGTCGGACGAGGGGGGCCGGGTCCGCGCGGCCCTCGCGAACGGGCTCGCCGCGGGGGCCGGGATCGGCGTCCAGTACCTGGCCCTCGCCCAGGCGGGAGACGACTCCGGGATCTGGCCCGTCGCGGCGGGACGGGTCGCGGCCGTCCTCGCGATCGCGCCGATGATGTGCTCGGGCGGGCGGCGCCTTCCGGGCGGGACGGTGTGGCTCTGGTCGGCGGTGAACGGCGGCCTCGCGGCGGCGGCGCTCGTCTGCTACCTCCTCGCGACCCGGCAGCAGCTCGTCGTCATCGCGGTCGTGCTGTCCTCGCTGTATCCGGTGGTCCCGGTGCTGCTCGGCGTCACGGCGCTGCGCGAGCGCCTGTCGCGGACGCAGGCCGCGGGCCTGGCCGGCGCCGCCGCGGCCGTCGTCCTGCTGACCCTCGCGGCGGGGTGAGGACCACTCCTTGTCGGCTGCGACCAGGCGCATCCGCCGAGTGTGACAAGGAACCGGGCGGCGTTGTCACCGATGTGAGTGTCTTGTGTGACGCACGCCACCTAGCCTGGCGGGCCGAGTGTCCGCTGACGGAGGTGACACTTTGACGGAGCTGTACGAGAGGTCCGCCCAGGCCGACGATCTGTCAGGGGAACCCTGGCGCGACGTACCGCGAGAAGAGGCGCAGTGGATGCGCCCGCACCTTCCGGCCCTGGTCGACTCCATGGTGGAGGGCGTGCTGCGGCACGTCCCCGAGTACGCGCGCCCCGACGACCCCGTCTACATCGAGGTGATGCGGCTCGCGACGGCGCAGGGCATGGGGCACTTCGTGCAGATGATCGCCGACCCCGACACCTCCTGGCAGGAGGTGCACCAGGTCTACTTCGACATCGGGTACGGGGAGGCGGTCGAGGGTCGCGGGCTGGAGCACCTGCAGAACGCGATGCGGGTCGCCTCCAGGACCGCGTGGCGGTACCTGTCGCGGGAGGCCGACCGGCTGAAGAAGCCCCGCGACCTGGCGATCGCGCTCACCGAGGCGAACTTCGCGTACCTGGACCTGCTGGCGTCCGCCGCCGCGCAGGGCTACGCCCGGGCGCGGGAGAAGACCGCGGGTGAGCGCGAGCAGCGCCGCGGCCGGCTGCTGAGCCTGCTGCTGTCCGACCCGGGGGCGCCGCGGGAGGTCGTCGCCGAGCAGGCCAACCTCGCCGGCTGGCCGCTGCCCGAGCGGCTGGCGGTGATCGTGCTGGAGCCGCGGCCCGGCAGCGGCGGGGAGGGGCCCGCCGGGCTGCCGCCGTCCCTGCTGAGCGGCATCGACCGCGGGCGGCCGTGCCTGGTGATGCCCGACCCGGACCGCCCCGGCGGCCCCGCCCGGCTGACCGCCACCCTCGGCGGCTGGGCGGGCGCGGTCGGGCCCTCCGTACCGCTGGACCGGGCCGGGATCTCGCTGCACTGGGCGCACCGGACGCTCGACTCGATGGCGGCCGGACGGCTCGGCCGGCAGGGCCCCGGCGCGCTCGTCCACGCCGACCGGTACGTGCCCGACCTGCTGCTGGAGGAAGGCTGGACGCTCGCCGAGGCGGCGGCGCGGCGGCGGCTGGCCCCGCTCACCGCGCTCGGCCCGCACCGCGGCGGCCGGCTGGCGGTGACGCTGCTGGAGTGCCTCAAGCACGGCTTCAACGCGACGGACGCGGCGGAGGCGCTGTGCGTGCACCCGCAGACCGTCCGGTACCGGCTGGCGCAGCTGCACGAGATCTTCGACTACGACATCGAGGACCCGGCGATCCGGCTGGAGCTGATGCTGCTGCTCCCCGTCTGGCTGCGCGACGGCGCCGACGGGGAGCACGCGTGAGGAGCCCGGTCCCGGCTCACGCGGACCGGGACGCCGCCTCCGCGACCGGCAGCCTCCCGTCGAGGTAGTCCTGCCGGCACGCCGACCGGGCGATCTTCCCGCTGCTGGTGCGCGGCAGTCCGCCCGGCTCGATCAGCACGAAGTCGTGCACGCGCAGGTCATGCTGCTGCTTCACGGCCGTCCGCACCGCCCGCGCCACCTCGTCCTGGTCGAGCAGCGCGATCGGCACCCGGCGGTTCCGCTCGGCCACCACGACCAGGCCCTCGGTGTCGCCGGTGTCGACCGCCACCGCGCAGGCGTACTCGCGGCGGACCGCCTTGTGCGCGCCGGAGACGGTGAACTCGATGTCCTGCGGGTAGTGGTTGCGCCCGTCCACGATGACCAGGTCCTTGATCCGGCCGGTGACGAACAGCTCCCCGCCGTGCAGGACGCCGAGGTCCCCGGTGCGCAGCCACGGGGAGCGCGGCAGGTCGCCGTGGCCCGCGAGCTTCGCCTCGAACGTCTCCCTGGTGGCCTCGGGACGCCCCCAGTAGCCGGCGGCGACGTTCGGGCCGTGCACCCAGATCTCGCCGACGGCGCCGTCCGCGAGCCGCACGCCGGTCTCGGGGTCGGCGATGGCGACGTGCTGGCCGTAGGACGTCCCGCAGGCGATCAGCTGGATCGCGCCGGGCGCGCCCGCGTCGCACGGTTCGGCGGTGCCCCGGCGCAGCCCCTCGTGGTCGAAGGCGACGCGGGTCGGCTCCCGGAAGCGGGACGACGCCGACACGTACACGGTCGCCTCGGCCAGCCCGTACGCGCACACCTGCGCCTCGGGCCGCAGCCCGCAGTCCTTGAACGCCTCGTAGAAGCCGGTGAGCGTGCTCTCCCGGATCGGCTCCGCGCCGTTCATGAAGACCTGCACGCCGCTCAGGTCGAGCTTCGCCTTCTCCTCCTCCGTGACCTGCGCGGTGAGGTACTCGTAGGCGAAGTTGGGGCCGCCGGTGAACGCGTGGCTCTGCGCGCTGAGCAGCTCCAGCCAGCGGACGGGGCGCATGACGAACGCCACCGGATCCATGATCACGCCCGGGTTGCCGTACACCAGCGGCAGCGCGACGGTGGTGACCAGGCCCATGTCGTGGAAGACGGGCAGCCAGTTCACGCCGGACGACACGCGCGGGATGCCCTCGAACGTCCGCCACAGCTGCTCGGCGTTCGTCGCGAAGTTCCCGTGCGTGATGATGACGCCCGCGGGGGTGCGGGTGGAGCCGGAGGTGTACTGGAGGTAGGCGACGTCGCCCGGGTCGATGGGCTCGGGCGTCCAGTCGAGCGCCGCGTCCACCTCGTCCGCGACGATGATCTCGGCGGGCTCCCGGACGGAGCCGCCCGCGAGGAACGAGCGGACGTGCGGCAGCGAGGCGCTGGTGGTGATCACGACGTCGGGTTCGGCGTCCTGGTAGACGGCGAGGAGCCGGTCGCCGTGGCCCGGCAGGTCCGGGGAGAACAGCGGGACGCCGATGACGCGGGCGTACATGGCGCCGAGGAACGCGGTGACGTAGTGCAGGTCCTGCGGGGCGAGCAGCGCGACGCGGCGTCCGGGCTCGGTGGCCCGGCGGATGGCGGCGGCGATGCTGCGGGCGCGCCGGTCCAGCTCTCCCCAGGTGACGTCGGTGGCGACGCCATCCGGGTCCGTCATGTAGTCCATGAAGGTGTAGGCGCGGTCGCCGGGGAAGTCCTTGGCGAACCGGGCGAGCCGCTCGATCAGCGGCGTGCGGTCGAGCGGGGGAAGGTCGGTCATGCTCGCTCTCCGGTGCTGGGGGCGGTCACGCGGCGGGCGGCGAGGCGCTCGTGGTCGGGCCAGCGGACGTCCCAGACCCAGCCGAGCCTCTCGAAGACCCAGATGACGCGGGCGCTGATGTCGATCTGCCCCTTCAGGACGCCGTGCCGCGCGCAGGTCGGGTCGGCGTGGTGCAGGTTGTGCCAGGACTCGCCGAACGACGGGATCGCCAGCCACCACACGTTGCGGGCCCGGTCGCGCGTCTTGAAGTCCTCCTTGCCGAACACGTGGCAGATCGAGTTGATCGAGAACGTGATGTGGTCGCCGACGAAGACGCGCATCACCCCGCCCCAGAACAGCGCGGTGACGGCGCCGTGCCACGACCAGGTGAGCAGCGCGCCCAGCCCCATCGGGACGAGGAACGTCGACAGCACGATCACGGCGTACACGGGGTCGAGGGACAGGAACCGGATGTCCCTGTCCTTCAGCAGGTCGGGCGCGTACTTGCTGCGGGACGTGCGCTCCTTGCTGAAAAGCCAGCCCATGTGCGCGTGGTAGAGCCCCTTGGTGAGCCCCCACACGCCGGGCCCGTACGCCCAGGGCGAGTGGGGGTCGCCCTCCTGGTCGGCGTACTTGTGGTGGCGGCGGTGGTCGGCGACCCAGCGGACCACCGAGCCGTGCATGGCCTGCCCGCCGAGGATCGCGAGGGCGATCCGCAGCCACCGCTTGGCCTTGAATCCGCCGTGGGTGAAGTGCCGGTGGTAGCCGACCGTGATCCCGATCGCGTTCAGCGGATACAGGAACGCGAAGATGGCCACGTCGGTCCAGCCGATCCCCCAGCCCCACAGGAAGGGGACGGCGCCCAGCAGCCCGATGACGGGCCCCACCACGAACACCACGACCGCGACGCGCTCGGGGAACGGGACGGTGCCGGACAGGTCCGGCTGCGGGGTGCGGCTGCCGACGTCGGCGACGCCCGCTGTCATGTTCACGACTCCCTTGGTCTCGTGTAGCTGCGTTTGGTGTGCGTCTCGGCTTCGCGGTCAGCAGTTGCCCTGGGCGGGCTTGCCCTCGAAGCGGTCACCGAGGAAGTTGGTCACGTCCCCGGCGGCTCCCCAGTCGGTGGACAGGTGCTCGGCCGGGTAGGTGTTCTTCCACGTCGTGGTGATGCCGGCCTTGCAGTAGGCCTGGCGGGTGGCGTCCTCGGTCTCGTGCGGGATGATCTCCTCGAGCCAGCCGCGGTACTGGAACACCGGGAAGCCGATCCTGTACGTGGCGCCGGAGGACGGGGTGCCGATGCCGACTCCGAGCTTCTGCCGGTCGACGATGTCGCCCCAGGTGACGCCGCCGGGGCCCCTCAGCGCGTAGATCTGCCCCAGCGACAGGCCGTCCGTGGAGAAGCTCTCGGCCCTCGCGCCGAGGAAGACCGCGAGCGTCCCGTACAGGCAGTTGGACCTGACGTCCTTGATCGCCTGCACGCCCCGGTCGTTCATCAGCTCGTCGAAGGGCATCTCCGGGTGGGCGGCGTGCAGGCCGACGAGCGCGTCGGCGAGGAAGCCCGCGAACAGGCTGCCGTTGAGCTGTTCGGCCGTCAGCTTCAGGTCGCCGGGCACGCCGCCCGCCGCCGCGCCGACGACCTTCAGCTCCGGCGCGTAGGACGAGGCGAGCTGCGCGCCCCACAGCGCGGCCGCACCGCCCTCGGAGTAGCCGGAGATGCCGACCGCGCCGTCCGCCGTGAGGGGTCCGCCGGGGATGCGGCGCGACGTCCGGACGGCGTCGAGCAGCGCATGCCCCGCGTTCGCGCCGACCATGTAGGTGTGGACCTGCCCGGCGAGGTACCCGGCGCCGTCGGTGGCGGCGACCGCGAAGCCCGCCTTGAGGAACAGCGTCAGGTTCGCGCCCTCGTACATGTCGACGTACTCGCCGGCGAGCTGCTTGGAGAAGGCGCACTGCGGGCCGGAGCCGAGCGTGCCGGGGTTGAACGCGACGGTCGGGCGGGACCCGCCCTTCGTCCAGGCCGCGTCGGGGACGGCGACCGTCCCGGTCACCACGTTCCCGGCGCCCTTGGCGTCGGTCGAGACGTACCGGACCTTCCACGCCTTCATCGGGACGTCGCCGGGGATGTTCGTCAGCTTCGCCGGACGGCAGGCGAGCAGATCCCCCGGGCTCCCCGTGACCGTCGCGGGCGGCGCCGCGTAGATCTCCGCGTCGGTCGCGTCGCAGCCGGAGGGCACGGCGGCGGCCGGGGGCGCGGCGACGGGCACGGCGAGGGCCGCGCCGAGCGCCGCGGTGGTGAGCAGGCTGCGGAAGCGCATTCTCGCTCCAGGAGTGGACTGGAAACCGAATGCTGACGACTGTCTCCCACCCGGCGCGACGCGCGGAATGAAGTCCTGTCACATGCCGGGGCGCCGTTATTAGCACTCAACTCAAGATCTGAGGAGGTCGGCCACCTTCCCGATCCCGTCCCGGATCGCGGTCTCGGTGAGGTCGCCGAAGCCGAGGACGAGACGCGGCGGCTCGGCCGCGCCGGACGCCCGGTAGGTGCTCATCCCGTACAGGCCGACCGACCGCCTGCGCGCCTCGGCGACGACGCGCCGCTCGTCCGTCCCGCCGGGGAGGTGCGCGACGGCGTGGAAACCCGCGGCCAGCCCGGTCAGCCGGACGGCGGGCGCGTGCTCGGCGAGGGCCGCGACGAGCGCCGCGCGGCGCCCGGCGTAGAGGGGGCGCATCCGGCGCAGGTGCCGCCCGTAGCGGCCGGACTCGATGAGCGCGGCGAGCGCGAGCTGGTCGAGCACGGGCGAGCCGCGGTCGGCGAGCCGCTTCTCCTCCGCCACCGCCCGGGTCAGCGCGGGCGGGCACAGGATCCAGCCGAGCCGGACGCCCGGGGCCAGCGACTTGCTGACCGTCCCGAGGCCGAGGACGCGGCCGGGCGCGAGCCCCTGCACCGACCCCACGGGCTCCCGGTCGTAGCGGAACTCGGCGTCGTAGTCGTCCTCGACGACGACCCCGTCCCGCTCGCACGCCCAGTCGGCGAGGGCGCGGCGCCGCTCGGGGGCCAGCACGACGCCGGTCGGCCACTGGTGCGCCGGGGTGACGACGACCGCGCGGGCGCCGCTCGCGTCCAGCGCGTCCACGTCCAGCCCGAGGTCGTCCACCGGGACGGGCACCGCCTCGATCCCGGCGCGATCCGCGGCGGCCATGGTCGCGCCGTCGCCGTAGCCGGGGTCCTCGAACGCCACGCGGCGGACGCCCCGGCGGGCCAGGACGTGCAGGACGATGCCGAGCCCCTGGGCGAAGCCGCCGCAGACGACGATGTCGTCGGCCTCGGCGACCGCCGCTCGCACCCGCCGCAGATGACCGGCGAGGACGCCCCGCAGGACCTCGCTGCCGCGCGGGTCGCCGTAGCCGAGCGCCTCGTTCCGCACCGTCCGGGCGACCTCCCGCTGCGCCCACGACCAGTCGCCGCGCGGGAAGGACGCCAGGTCGGGCACGCCCGCGGCGAAGTCGACGCGGAGCCGGGAGGCGTCCGGCGGCGCGCCGGGCGCCGGTTCGTCGTCGACCGCGCGGACGGATGCCACGCGGGTGGCCGACCCCGTCCGCGCGCACAGGTATCCCTCGGCGTTGAGCTGGCCGTAGCACTCCTGGACGAGACCGCGGGAGACGCCGAGCTGGCGGGCCAGCTCGCGGGACGACGGCAGCCGCTCCCCCGCCTTCAGCCGTCCGGTGCAGATCGCGTCGCGCAGCGCGGTCTCCAGCTGGGAGC is a genomic window of Actinomadura citrea containing:
- a CDS encoding PLP-dependent aminotransferase family protein; this encodes MAIEWAGSTPELLLALDRDATGTLRSQLETALRDAICTGRLKAGERLPSSRELARQLGVSRGLVQECYGQLNAEGYLCARTGSATRVASVRAVDDEPAPGAPPDASRLRVDFAAGVPDLASFPRGDWSWAQREVARTVRNEALGYGDPRGSEVLRGVLAGHLRRVRAAVAEADDIVVCGGFAQGLGIVLHVLARRGVRRVAFEDPGYGDGATMAAADRAGIEAVPVPVDDLGLDVDALDASGARAVVVTPAHQWPTGVVLAPERRRALADWACERDGVVVEDDYDAEFRYDREPVGSVQGLAPGRVLGLGTVSKSLAPGVRLGWILCPPALTRAVAEEKRLADRGSPVLDQLALAALIESGRYGRHLRRMRPLYAGRRAALVAALAEHAPAVRLTGLAAGFHAVAHLPGGTDERRVVAEARRRSVGLYGMSTYRASGAAEPPRLVLGFGDLTETAIRDGIGKVADLLRS
- a CDS encoding acyl-CoA desaturase — encoded protein: MTAGVADVGSRTPQPDLSGTVPFPERVAVVVFVVGPVIGLLGAVPFLWGWGIGWTDVAIFAFLYPLNAIGITVGYHRHFTHGGFKAKRWLRIALAILGGQAMHGSVVRWVADHRRHHKYADQEGDPHSPWAYGPGVWGLTKGLYHAHMGWLFSKERTSRSKYAPDLLKDRDIRFLSLDPVYAVIVLSTFLVPMGLGALLTWSWHGAVTALFWGGVMRVFVGDHITFSINSICHVFGKEDFKTRDRARNVWWLAIPSFGESWHNLHHADPTCARHGVLKGQIDISARVIWVFERLGWVWDVRWPDHERLAARRVTAPSTGERA
- a CDS encoding lipase family protein translates to MRFRSLLTTAALGAALAVPVAAPPAAAVPSGCDATDAEIYAAPPATVTGSPGDLLACRPAKLTNIPGDVPMKAWKVRYVSTDAKGAGNVVTGTVAVPDAAWTKGGSRPTVAFNPGTLGSGPQCAFSKQLAGEYVDMYEGANLTLFLKAGFAVAATDGAGYLAGQVHTYMVGANAGHALLDAVRTSRRIPGGPLTADGAVGISGYSEGGAAALWGAQLASSYAPELKVVGAAAGGVPGDLKLTAEQLNGSLFAGFLADALVGLHAAHPEMPFDELMNDRGVQAIKDVRSNCLYGTLAVFLGARAESFSTDGLSLGQIYALRGPGGVTWGDIVDRQKLGVGIGTPSSGATYRIGFPVFQYRGWLEEIIPHETEDATRQAYCKAGITTTWKNTYPAEHLSTDWGAAGDVTNFLGDRFEGKPAQGNC